A window of Drosophila sulfurigaster albostrigata strain 15112-1811.04 chromosome X, ASM2355843v2, whole genome shotgun sequence genomic DNA:
TAGTCGGAGCGGTcccggtggcggcggcggctctGGAGGCGGTCGCGAAGCTGGTGGCGGCTCTGGTAATCGCGGCGATAGTAGAGGTTCGTACAATGATAATTATGGTGGTCACAGTGATAGAAGTCGTGGCGGCGCCAGCTCCGGCATGAATAGAGGATATAATGGtaaaaagcatttttaatCTGCCAaacaaactgcaactgcaacctcCTTTAAAAAACGTACCATCCAAACGAATCTACAAACACGTAGTTGCATCTTTGTAGAGCAAACAATTTTGCGTAGTTGAAAGCAGCATGGacaaaaacaatcaaacaaacaaTCGAATCAATCCTTCTGAGCCGTCCTATTCTTCATTCCATTCTCTCTTCACCTAATCTTTGCACCTTTCTGTTGGTTAATTGccaaagtaaattattatttgtactAAGTATTAAGTTGTTGCCtttgaatatgtttttgttttgtttttgggcgTTGCCCGCCACTTTCTACTTCTGTATTTCTGTTTCAGTTCTATTCACATTATTAGTTAGTTTAgattataaacaataacatAAGCATTATGTaatccaacacacacacacgcatacatatcACGATTGACAACGATTTGAATTGGTTTTCGAATGCGCACTTTTTACACTTCAAAAGTTGGCCATCAGCATGTTGCTCGATCTATAGTGTAGTATATAcctcatatatatatttatatatatatttagtgcTGGGCAGTAGAGCAAATTCCATTTTATcctttttttaatgcaatgaTCCTTCTTAATAACTCTCTCTCATAAACAAATACCAATGCTAATCTAATCTTTAaactcaaatatatttgttgttattgctgatGATGCAGATCGTCCGCTGAATCGCGGTCGTTATGGCAACTTCAACAACGATGAACGATTCGATCGGAATCAGGATCGGGATCGAGGCCAGCGTGAGGGCAGCTATGGCAATCAGTCGCGCGATGGCGATCGCTATAACAACTTCAGCAGGCACCGTGACCGCGAGCGCACTCACTACAATCCCAACCAGCAGCCCGATCGTCCCAGCGGCGGCCCCTCAATGGGTGCAATCGGTAAACAATAATTGCGAAATAAACCCATTCTTAGTAGTATTCTCTTTAATAATCAATTTGTGCATCTTGCAGATGATACGGAACGACCACGACTTCAGCTGGCGCCCAGAACTATTGCGGCGCCCATCAATGCGGTGGCCGAAACCAAACAATCGGCCTCCATTTTTGGCAATGCCAAGCCACGTGAGGAGAAGCTCAAGGAGCTGCAGAATGGCGATAACTAGATGATGGTGGATTTCGGTGTTTTTAATATGCCTAAAtgatatttaacaaaaaaagaaaaacacaaaaaaaaaaccaacaaaacaaaacaaaaaataattaacaaaaaccaacaaaatgttaacaaaaacaaaaacaagttagGGCATATTTGATGATTATGATTTGTGTGTGAGAGCGgcatgcatatatatatgaaacGAAGAAGACGAAGATAAGCTGCGAAAGGagggaaaaacaaaacaaaacaaaaaaatcaactaaaagaaacataattaataactaCGCTATATACctattatataaaacaaaagctaTGTACTATGcatacataatatacatatatttatatatatatatataactatatatatatgtacgaaAAGcgataacaaaagcaaacttaacaacagcatcaacaacaagaacaggaAACAAATTGACAGCGAGATAAACCTTATGGATATATCTTTCGAAATCGTTGGAGCAATACATCAATAGCTACTGCAACCAcatcagaaacaacaacaatgaaaagtCTTTAAATGTTAGTCTGTAAGCAGCGAAAAGTTGAGAGCCGTGCATATAGCTATGCTGATTGATTGAGTATAGCCCAGAATTATGCGCGCTGCTATTTGTTAGTTAAGTAAATGCATATATAAACaagtaacaaaacaaaaaagaaaaaaaaaaacaaacaaaacgttctacaatttaagcaaaaaagataagaaaataaaaaacaaagcaaaaaccgataaagagaaaaaaacgacaaaaaaatacaaaacaaaaaccagaaaaaaaaacaaaaaaaaaacaactacaatttGACAAGCGTTTAGCGTTTAGCAAGCAGGCAGAGACAGGCAGGCAGTTTATACAGTTTATATAGcaaaatacaagaaaacaaaaaatcacgaaaaaaatgaaaaacatatttaaataaaaattacaaaaaaatgcaaaaataaaaaaagaaatcgcaGTGAAAATCTAAAACACCAACTAAGTACGTATTAGAAAGAAATCCATAAACAGCAAAAGATAAACAAAcgacaaatttatatatacatatatatataaacaaatattatatatatatatatattatatatgtataaaatgctaaacACAATAACTATGTAATCCAAAAGTCTAAATCGCGATGATCAATAATGATATATTATGACCACAGTTTCTTTTCTattctctatctctttcttgTTCGCTTTCACTCTCCCCTTGAAGCATATATTcctcactttctctctctctctctctctacctttctctctttcgctcgattattcttttttttttttttgttgtaataattattttcgataaatttttaaattaaaacatttttgttgatttattttcataatattcttgttgttgtcggcttCAATTTggcacaatatatatattttcccACTGACTGACAGGACCGACCCAGGGAGGGGGAAACGGCGGCGGCATTGATATAAAACATAAacgtaaaataaaactaaagctaaacactaaaaaaaaaaaaccaaaaacaaaagaatactatatttttttcttgtagataattttaatatgcaggtcaagtatattaattaagtcAAGTGTATGAATTAATTGttctatatatctataaatatatactttttttttgcctgcgTCTacgttaaacaaaaataatatacacacacaattaaatgttttttcttttgttttcctaCTATTcacaatataatttatttttaatttgatttgcgcAAGTTTTAAAttcgtttaaaataaaataacattctTAACAATGCTGCCTTCCGCTTAATTCTCCCATAACAATTTCGTTCTATCCGTTCCAAATCACgcctattttaaatttcacttttgacGGAATTTCGCTGACATTAactttctgttttatttaaatttctgctacaatttattttatagaaaagAGAAACTACAGAAATATTGACAtgaaaaagtatgctataaatatttgagtgGTGCAATTGCCTTGAAAGTGGAATTCGGAACGGGccgatttgatttgattttgaataGATTGAATGAATTGGTAGTAAAATTCCATTTCTGcatactcaaaaaaaaaaagaaaatatcgaaagaataaaactaaattttgaattaaatcaaaagaaaataaaatggaaaaacaaacaaatagaaaatggTAAATGAAGAGTGTGCGCTAAATTTGGAGACGAAGAATATATACTAAAGAAATTTTGTACCATAAAACATAACGAATAATATTTAGTGAAAgagaaaaaccaacaaaactaaCATCAAATGGACGTAAcatctgcaacaacaacaccaactacatatattaagaatgcaataaaaataacccAGCACGCAATATGCCagctaaaaatacataaaacaaaatacatattataattacaaaataatgaaaacgtaaattttttataattttagctctaatattaaataaaagaaaaactcaaaGATTTACCTATTAAAAATGCGTAGACAAACAGTAAACAATTAGCTGCGGGCAAgtaagcaaatacaaaaacaaaacaattacatttacaattgtatttaacattaacatcTAAAGTCCCCTCcagaaatttattgaaattaacaacaaaaaccaactaataacaacaacaaaatatacctatCCAAATTATGTATTGTAATTAAGAACTTtgatatgcattttaaatgacgcccagtatgaaaatttaaagGAAAGTAAAAATCGAAGCAAACAAAGAaatgagtaaaaaaaaacaagaatttatACAAAGCAAATTAGCCGTTAAATTAcgtctttaaaataaatatgaatatgcatatagtatatatccCAATTTGTATACATCTAtagatacatacatgcataaatatcgacaaatatatatatatatgtatatatatatatatatatatatatatttatatatgtatgtatgtatatatttataagcgtatacataatattatatatttaatacttaatGACAAATTGAGAGGTTTAAGCTATTTGCATAATcttaataacattaaaaacaaaaacatgaaaaaccgcaaaaatttctataaattatttaattagcaaaaCGAATTAACACTCGAAACTAAATCGAAaaaaactatacaaaatatacataaaaatagcaacaacagaatTAATTACATAGTTTCATAATCTAATTCTAACAACAAATACCAAAATCCCCTAATAACTAAAGCTGAGCTTCAGcgaacaacaataataacgcaaaagaaacaaaagaagtaatgaaaagaaaagcaaagaaatgaGAAGATgaatattaacaacaaaaagcaacaattcAAACCTTacataatttaacaaattcttaacaaaatatatatacataatatatatatattttttgttgtttgaacattttgtacgatatatatacatatatatatatatatacatatatatatataaacaaatccACAAATCTAACGCTTTTATTGGGTCGGCAATTTCGCTATTCCACACAGGATACTTTAGGGAACTCCTCCCTAATCTTAATTAGTCAGTCTACAGCGAAATTACTCTCCTAAAAATTAGCAAATCTCATTGTAATTggtatttgttattttcggCACCGCTTTTAAGCTCGTGATTCACGTGACTAAACGATTACGTCACGCGCTCATCACAAGCGGCAGTcgatgagtgtgtgtgtgtgtgtgtctttatGCGTTGGTCAGTTGCTATTTATAATAGGGCCAATTGAAGCGTTAGCCAAGCCCGCACACATGCACAAGTAAACATAccgacatacacacacacacacttatacagtTCTAGTATGTTAAGGGGAACACTTGGCAACTGAAAAAGGTGTTTGGCGCGTCGCTGTctccgctgctgttgcatgatGTCATCGCCATAGTGGCACAGGCTGCCAATTACGACACACAGCCGCACACACGCGCAAGAGGCAAGCGtacatgcatatacatacatacatatgtgtgtgtaaaggaCACAAGTGCGTGTattgcatataaaaataagatttaaaacaaaaactaatgtccgtctgtgtgcgtatgcgtgtCGTTTGACTTTTTGATGAATTTTTCAGCACTTGTCaggtttttgtttgtcttttccTGGCTAGCGTTTCGTGGCGTGTGTCTCCATTTAACGTTATCAGAAACGCGCGCGTAATGACGCCATTAGAAGGCTGGAACAACAAATACGATATGTGGGGCAGCCCACAAACTTAAACTctgtatgagtgtatgtgtgggaGCCCGCATAATTAATtggcttttaatttgcatttaagcGTTGATTATGATGGAGCCTGGGAACCCGCAGAATTAACTCGATGGCTGCCTGACAGAAGCTGAGTGCTTTGCAATAGCAGTCAGCAACAAGCGAAGAAGGCAAAGTAttaatttttcgtattttatttctttgcgTTCGTCTTTATTTTCTCggttgtatttgtattaaaagttCAACTGGGCAAGGGTGCCTTACACAAATTagaaacatatacatatgtacgtatttATGGATATAAGAAATTTTTGGCGAATGGAGAACGCATACTGCAGATCGCAGCGACAGGCGGAGGGAAGCTAAAGTGACTGTATGTCGCATGAAGATAGCTTTTGAGTGTGCTCTCAATTGCGTGAGTGTGAGGCTGCCATGTGAATGGCAAATTGCAATAAGCACACTTGCAATTGGCGCGAATGGCATGGAGATGGGAAGAAAGGAATGCACAAAGATGCCGTTCATCGCCAGCGGCGCATTGCAGTTAACCCCGAAAAACAATGAAGCAAACGGCATCAgtagtcaaaaaaaaaaacacgtctGTGAAAAAGAGACCGGCGCGCTTTGCATGTTGTGCTCCATTTTGAGGCTGTTTGGCCGAATGCCTGCCAAAAAATCAGTCAACTGCATGCAGCAGTTGAGCAAATCGCGTGCCGTACATTTACCCCGCGTACTCCGCGCATCCCGCCACCCACCATCACTTCATCAGCAAGAGCTCTGCAAATGTTGCCTTGGCTTTGGGGTGCAGCTGCACTCGCACATGTTGCTTGCCTAGGCGTGGGGCGATGCGAGGGGCGTCGCTAGGATGTCTGCCCCACAAATTGACTGCGGCTACAGGCGTGCAACGAACAGCGAAGCGGAAGAGAAGGAGGCGAAAGGAGAAGAGGGTAAGTGGCAAAACGTTTGGCTTCGTGGCATTTGGATGATTTCTGCCTATTTTGTGAGCCCCCTGTTTTCTGcttcttgcttttttttgtggactTTAATCGCGTGTTTGCTGCACATTTTAACGCTCGTTGAcggcgtcgtcgtcattgttggtgttgttgttgcttgcgtTGCCAGAGCAACGCATTGAAACacgaaacgaaatgcaaagcaaaaaagtaaaagagtaTGAGCTTGGCGCTCTCCTTCtatccctttctctctctttctcgctctctctggtAATTGGCTGAAACAAGGGTCAGGGGTTTGTTAGCTTTGGTTGCTGTggaaagaagaagcagaaagGTGCGTTCGTAAATTGCTTATTGCGTTCATTTTGCTGCGATGGTGGCTGCAATTTGCTCTGGCCAATGAGTGGACGCTCATGTTGCATACTTAACGGCATCTAAATCtatctgcatgtgtgtgagagagaaaactgaaaattaaCGGAAGCAGCTTTAATGCTAAACCAAAATTGCCGATGGAATTTTTGCAGTGTTATATTGCTTAACTTGTGATTGAATTGATTGAGCAGCTGTTTTAACTGATTGAAAGTCTTTTTGATCGCGATCATTATTGTTAtcccatttatttattcattcatcgAAAGTATTATACGtaattagtttgtttttcaaattgatttggctGGATTCGTTTGGTAAAGCGTGAGGTGAGTATGGTGTTTGTAGAGCATAAAACGAGTTGGTGAAGAAAGGCAAGAAATGATAGTTCTTGCCTGGCAGCTCTGAACAAACACGTTTAATTGCGAGAGTGTGCGTGCGAGTGAGTAGGGTATATGCAGTACGAATATGAACGATCgcacacagcaaacaaatcCAATGTACTTGAGTACGAGAATTACGCGTAATTATAATGACgctggcgatggcgacggcgacggcgacgacgatggcATAATTAGCCTTGTTATATTTACTATGGTGTTGTTCTccgcatgttgttgttgttgttgctcgtgtTGTTCGTTGTTCTTGTCGTCGATGGTTCTACAAACTGTCAGCACGtaagcgacaacgacgacaacaataacaacaacaagaacaagaacagcagcagcagcagctacaacaacaactgtgaaACACGCGCGACTCATAAaccaaatttatgtaaatttagcTCAAGCCCTAcacctccctctctctctctctctctctcttcctatGGCATTTCACCTCTTGCCGCCAATTCCGTCTCTCCACCTGCGTCCCTCTCTGTTCCTAGCTTTCTCATGCGTCTGAGGCAAGCTGCGTGCCCTTGCAAAGTGCAAAGGAAACGCACAGTTGAATAATGTAAGGTTATGTTAATGCGAGCAACCGGGAAGACGAGAATGTCGACGGTgtgggatggggatggggatgggaaTGAGGacgagaacgacaacgacaacgacgaggaCGTGCAGGCAGcgacacacacagaaagagaatgggagagaggggaaaaaagagagagcgagagggagaggtGCAGGGTCGTTCCAGGTGTAGATTACTCGTACACACTCAACGCCATTGCTTGGCAGTTAGAGGTCAATTCTGCCACCTCCTCCACTTCCATTCCCCATTCCCCATTCTCCACTCTCCCACCTCCTCCCTCCCGCACCAATCCCTTCGCTGGAGCAGCTCGTTGAAATGGAAAGTGCACTTGCACTCGACCCAAAATGGAACCTGTCAACACAGCGCTCCTTTCGCGGCCTTTAAATGGCCTGTAAATAGCATTAAAGTGCAGCATTCcacgattttcattttttattgaatacatttttttgtgatatttttattaatttggtgtaaACAGTTTTCTGATAATGATATAACATCTTAATTAGGATTAATAGTTGGGAAGCATGACATTATAGAATTATAGCTTTGaatctttgcttttattgcttgcttccaaaattataattgagaACTTAAtctgtatttaaaaattcgaaACTTAATTGAGAAACTGCTCAAATTATTCTCtgatataaaatgtaaaattacaCAGTTCAATCCTAAAGagataaattaataatattgatgTTGACAGGTTTTGATCTGCTGAGTTTTAGATTAGCATTGGATAGATTGCTTCCTTGTGTGTTGAGAAAGTTTTTGCATGTGTTTTAATAtagcaattaatttgttattgcttAAGCTGACTTTGACGTGCAGCTACTAATCAcaactatatatattcgttcctttgaaaatgttttataatttgctACTGAATTTGCGCAGCGTTATTTGCAGTTTTTAAGTAGATTTGCAGCTTAAGTTTtgcttttctgttttcttctGAAAGCATTTTGCTGATAGCGATATTGCGTTTTAATCGAGTCTTAAtcttgctctgctctgcaAGGTAGAATAATTTTAAGTTGCGCTCGAAAGTATGCATCGCATTTTTGCCATTGAAACTTGCGTTTCCACAACAATGCGCTGTGCATACAATGCACACCTACATACTTCTATTGCCGATGAACGTCATTCAAATCAATCTCTTTGCATAGTTGTCGCCaactgtgtgagtgtgcgtgtgtgtgtgtgtgtgtgtgtgtcgtgtgtCTGTCTGTTAGTTGTGTGAACAAAGGTGCGGAAATTTAGTCGCACTTGACAATGTGATGGACGACAGATAGCGCTGCATTGCAACTGTCATCCTTGCTCCACGTTTGCCGCCGTCTCCCAACCCCCCTCtcgagacagcagcagcacctgCTAACCAcagctggtgttgttgttgctgttgttgctggcaagCGTTGCCACTGTCAGAATGTCGTCATTGTTCATTCATGAAATGAGCGCCTTTTTACTTTTGCCCAACAtcaaaacatcaacaacagcaacgacaacaaccgCAATGGCCGCAAAATGAAATGGgtacaaagcaaaaaaaaaaaacggaaaaagggaaagaaaaataacagaaaataaaGCGAAGCGAAGAAGCAAAAAGTAAGGgaagcgagcgagagagagagtgagagaaagaaagagagaagagagcgGCACATTGAAGGCAAGAAGACGCGCGTGGTAAAGGAGTGCTGGCTAaagtgtgcacacacacagatacacatacacatacgcacaaacatgtacatatacatacatatatatctacatCGTATGTGCGAGGACACTACGAGGACGTACGTGCGACTTTGTTGCCACACTgacgtttctttttttctctgctcgctgtttttatttttttttatattctgcttgctgctgcggcagtgttgcatgccacacacacacacacacgcatacaaacaagcacacacacacacattgagagTGAGAGACGTACGCAAAGAGGCAACGACACACACTGAAACGATTTGTGGCTCGCTCGTTCGCTGACATCATCCGCAGTTGCCTCGCTGACTGTGTGTACTGTGTGACAGCTcgcattgctcatacgccatgttgtcCAACACGCACTGAAAGCTAATAACTAATGGTGTGGGCGGAGATGGAGTCGGGGCGTCGGGGAGTCTCCTCTCCttgtttgctgttgtagttAATAACATAGTTCAtattgttggttgttgtttttttgtcctTTGTCCTTTTtccattttggttttttttttctctgcctCTGCACAATTTATGTAGCATAGTTTTCAGCTGCATTCAAATCCCCGTCTCGCATTGAACatttttcgatttaaattCCATAGCAAATTGCACCATTTTGTaaagttcgtttttttttgcttcttttctGTGCTTTTTGTGTTGCAATGTTTTATGCATGCCCCATGCCCATGTGTCCATGTCCGTGCCCCATTCTCGCAGCAATTTCAGCGCAATATATAAGCTAAAAGTCTTgtgcagcaaaaacaaagcaacacacacacaccaaaaaagacttcaaatgaaagaaagaagtCGAAGCAACGGCAACTTGCACTACAATTGATTGGAGGTGCAAGTTTCAAactaaaaaagtattttgttaGTCGGGTGAAATGCTTGGGAAATTGTTATTTGGAACGGCGTGAATTGAGTTCTCAAAGGAAATCTCCAAAAATCATTcttattgatttgttttttttttctcgtgttcaattcaattcaattaaattcttgaatcatttgaataacaaacataatttatattagtAAGAATATCTTGAAATTATGCTAAAGACAAGTATAGTAAGAATTTTATGGGTTTAATTTATGAGCTGGCGACATAACGAAAACAATCGATTCTATAAAAGCTGTGCTACATTTTTGAGATTTGacaaattacttaaaaagaggcgttaaaaatatttttttttgtttcgttttcccaattaaaatctttattagtaaaaatatttttaaaatatgctgaAAATAACTcgacagaaaaaaagaagtaagTTTATTTATGGGTAACAATTACAAGCAATCGATTTAATGACAGTTCGGCCACAAGGAAATAAAAAcatggtataaaaatagaagacaAATTTGACAGTATGATAgaatttttctatattttacactttactgtgttatttagtatattttatatattttagtatttattatttactgtATTTAATAGCTTTTACTATTGTCAAACTAAATTATGAAGCATCGTATAATTTTTGTACTTCTTTGGTGGGAACTAAATAGTTGCAGtatattatatggtatattttacatattttagtatttattatttacagtATTTAGAAGTATTTTACAACTTGTTTACTTGAGTAGTGTGACCTacatatttgtagtatattatttagtatattttatataatttagtatttttatttaatgtagtAGCTTGTAGctattttaaaacaaagatAACAAGAATTGTATAATTTGTGAACtagtttagtatttattttttactgcaTTTTATATCTTCTACTATTGTCAAGCAAAAGTTAGAAGCATTGTataattgcagttgcagtatattatttagtatatgtacatat
This region includes:
- the LOC133849589 gene encoding eukaryotic translation initiation factor 4H isoform X1 — protein: MAGRGGYEHARGGFGGERHGRQLPTEPPFIAYVGNLPQGLVQGDVTKIFKDFEVKNVRLVKDRETDQFKGFCYVEFETLDNLERALECDGRIKLDDLSAPLRIDIADRRKNERPGGGGIGGGNGGGGGGGMGRDGGRDGFQKRGPPRQGGGGGNQGYSRSGPGGGGGSGGGREAGGGSGNRGDSRGSYNDNYGGHSDRSRGGASSGMNRGYNDRPLNRGRYGNFNNDERFDRNQDRDRGQREGSYGNQSRDGDRYNNFSRHRDRERTHYNPNQQPDRPSGGPSMGAIDDTERPRLQLAPRTIAAPINAVAETKQSASIFGNAKPREEKLKELQNGDN